From one Candidatus Zixiibacteriota bacterium genomic stretch:
- a CDS encoding DMT family transporter — protein MLVRVYLLLAVIFWGWSFVATKILLSYVNPVELMGLRFIVGLPVLFVVVFARKVKFSFSPRHRWQVLLGAAIITAHFLIQITGIKYTTATNTGWIISITPLVLAVMSYLILREKIGYKEIAGIAVATAGILLLVSRGDITDLSWLSSVGDWLVLASAHTWALYTVATRDLSRKYDPLAVTSSILLPSAVILVTYMLFTSDWDKFLHLPFEAVLALLFLGVLSLAIAHWFWQEGVSSLGASRAGIFLYLEPLATTALAVPYLGEPFGVFTAVGGMLVLGGVYLAQTRTKVIG, from the coding sequence ATGCTGGTGCGGGTATATTTACTTCTGGCGGTGATATTCTGGGGGTGGTCGTTCGTGGCGACCAAGATTCTCTTGAGCTATGTCAATCCCGTCGAACTTATGGGGCTTCGGTTTATCGTGGGGCTTCCGGTTCTGTTCGTGGTGGTGTTCGCTCGAAAGGTCAAGTTTAGTTTCAGCCCGCGGCATCGCTGGCAGGTGCTTTTGGGCGCCGCGATAATAACCGCGCACTTTTTGATTCAGATTACGGGAATAAAGTACACGACAGCTACGAACACCGGCTGGATCATTTCTATCACGCCGCTGGTGCTGGCGGTGATGTCGTACCTGATTCTCAGGGAGAAGATCGGATATAAAGAGATTGCCGGTATAGCGGTGGCGACGGCCGGGATTTTGCTTCTGGTGTCGCGGGGCGACATTACCGACTTGAGCTGGTTGAGTTCGGTAGGGGACTGGCTGGTGCTGGCCTCGGCGCACACGTGGGCGCTTTACACGGTGGCGACACGTGATCTTTCGCGTAAGTACGATCCGCTGGCGGTGACATCATCGATACTTCTTCCATCGGCGGTGATACTTGTGACCTACATGCTGTTTACATCGGACTGGGACAAATTTCTTCATCTGCCCTTTGAGGCGGTGCTGGCACTTTTGTTTCTGGGGGTGTTATCGTTGGCGATAGCGCACTGGTTCTGGCAGGAGGGGGTATCCAGTCTGGGAGCATCGCGGGCGGGCATTTTTTTGTATCTGGAGCCGCTGGCGACGACGGCATTGGCGGTGCCTTATTTGGGTGAGCCATTTGGTGTTTTCACGGCGGTGGGTGGGATGCTGGTGCTTGGCGGGGTTTATCTGGCGCAGACGCGGACGAAGGTCATTGGCTGA
- a CDS encoding NlpC/P60 family protein, whose translation MEKKVNGKMWFLRIAMTYLGTPYVWGGDDPSGFDCSGYVIECLKSAGLVGERDDYSADGLLKLFEDKIVERPVKGGLLFYLNERGRAVHVTICLDEHFQIGASGGSSSTKDVGSAWRDNAFVKIRPIRFDAKKMKIVDLF comes from the coding sequence ATGGAAAAGAAAGTCAATGGCAAGATGTGGTTTCTCAGGATAGCGATGACGTATCTGGGGACACCGTATGTGTGGGGCGGCGATGACCCATCGGGGTTCGACTGTTCAGGATACGTTATCGAGTGCTTGAAATCGGCAGGTCTGGTCGGCGAGAGGGATGATTACTCCGCTGACGGACTGCTGAAGCTTTTCGAAGATAAAATCGTCGAACGACCGGTAAAGGGAGGGCTGCTGTTCTATCTGAACGAGCGGGGGAGAGCGGTTCACGTGACGATTTGTCTGGATGAGCATTTTCAGATTGGAGCATCGGGAGGTAGTTCGAGTACGAAAGATGTCGGCAGTGCGTGGCGTGACAATGCCTTCGTGAAAATCAGGCCGATACGTTTTGACGCGAAAAAGATGAAGATCGTCGATTTATTCTGA
- a CDS encoding PTS sugar transporter subunit IIA, translating into MNLSRYFREDLVKLEMTTEIEPLGEEESVDKWRQRGKEAIIEELVSLLEVGNRIGNRNKLLLDFINREKKATTAIGHGVAFPHIRSMQAKDFMIAFARSTEGYDFDAPDHSLSHLFFVMAAPPYDDNLYLKVFKSLAEMLQYESFREELMSLQSPGELIRALRTME; encoded by the coding sequence ATGAATTTGTCGCGATATTTCAGAGAAGACCTCGTTAAGCTGGAAATGACCACCGAGATCGAGCCTCTCGGCGAAGAGGAATCGGTCGATAAGTGGCGCCAGCGGGGTAAAGAAGCGATCATTGAAGAACTCGTGTCGTTGCTTGAAGTCGGCAACCGTATCGGCAATCGCAACAAACTTCTGCTGGATTTTATCAATCGCGAAAAGAAAGCCACCACCGCTATCGGTCACGGTGTGGCCTTCCCGCACATTCGCTCGATGCAGGCCAAAGACTTCATGATAGCTTTCGCGCGGTCAACCGAGGGGTATGATTTCGATGCCCCCGACCACAGCCTGTCGCACCTGTTTTTCGTGATGGCGGCCCCGCCCTATGATGACAACCTCTACCTGAAAGTCTTCAAGTCGCTCGCCGAGATGCTTCAATACGAATCGTTCCGCGAGGAGCTCATGTCGCTGCAAAGCCCCGGCGAACTTATCCGCGCCCTCCGCACCATGGAATGA
- a CDS encoding 4Fe-4S binding protein — MKTKPYLTAIGIIAAAVLFSTLSVNLWGDKPEKIETHQIIIDSPDSSPAAIAKANNIPLKPVLMALKIDSTHAATTTLTELNLTTEQAAAAIGKMMIKYSEEQSKNWMKIFIKFLMWFIVLPIPFVLMLKRKLTPRKRKILLASGFVIFGIVLGSDPSPMGTVKDAVYLIAAHETVFWPRIVALGIFLLTVVLANKFICSWGCQFGLLQDFLFRLGRNKVDRKGIIKQYKPPFWLSNGVRITVFVAFTLIGVLWAFDFIGAIDPFKIFNPTAMTAAGIIFVAIVLVAALFVYRPWCHFACPFGLVSWFFEKLAIFNIKVDYTKCTACQACNAACPSTVMDAILKKDKTIPDCFACGICIESCPTDAVSLTARHHARFDITDPQNADIAARLRAPAKARSTPQSSDVTT, encoded by the coding sequence TTGAAAACAAAACCTTATCTGACCGCAATCGGCATCATAGCTGCCGCAGTACTTTTCTCCACCCTATCCGTAAACCTCTGGGGAGACAAACCCGAAAAGATCGAAACACACCAAATCATAATCGACTCCCCCGATTCCTCCCCGGCAGCCATTGCTAAAGCGAACAATATCCCCCTCAAGCCCGTTCTCATGGCGCTCAAAATCGACAGCACCCACGCCGCCACAACAACACTGACCGAACTCAACCTGACCACCGAACAAGCCGCCGCCGCGATCGGCAAAATGATGATCAAATACTCCGAAGAACAATCCAAGAACTGGATGAAGATCTTCATAAAATTCCTGATGTGGTTTATTGTCCTGCCGATCCCGTTCGTGCTGATGTTGAAAAGAAAACTCACCCCGCGCAAACGAAAAATCCTGCTCGCCTCGGGCTTCGTCATCTTCGGCATCGTGCTCGGCTCGGACCCCAGCCCGATGGGCACGGTCAAAGATGCTGTCTATCTTATCGCCGCCCACGAAACCGTGTTCTGGCCCCGTATAGTCGCCCTGGGAATTTTCCTGCTGACAGTTGTGCTCGCCAACAAATTTATCTGCTCGTGGGGATGTCAATTCGGGCTGCTTCAGGATTTCCTCTTCCGACTCGGTCGAAACAAAGTCGACCGCAAAGGCATCATCAAACAATACAAACCACCCTTCTGGCTCTCCAACGGCGTGCGCATCACGGTCTTCGTGGCGTTTACTCTGATTGGCGTTTTGTGGGCGTTTGATTTTATAGGCGCTATCGACCCGTTCAAAATCTTCAACCCCACCGCCATGACCGCCGCCGGCATCATTTTCGTCGCTATCGTGCTGGTCGCCGCGCTGTTCGTCTACCGCCCGTGGTGCCACTTTGCCTGTCCGTTCGGACTGGTATCATGGTTTTTTGAGAAACTGGCTATTTTCAATATCAAAGTCGACTACACCAAATGCACCGCCTGCCAGGCCTGCAACGCCGCCTGCCCATCGACCGTCATGGATGCCATCCTCAAGAAAGACAAAACCATCCCGGACTGCTTCGCCTGCGGCATCTGTATCGAATCGTGCCCCACCGATGCTGTCTCGCTTACGGCGCGACATCACGCCCGCTTCGACATCACCGACCCGCAAAACGCCGACATCGCCGCCAGACTTCGCGCCCCGGCAAAAGCACGTTCAACACCTCAATCTTCCGACGTCACAACCTAA
- the aspS gene encoding aspartate--tRNA ligase, which produces MPAYSDLKRTHTCGELRLSDADRKVKLNGWVNSYRNLGGVLFIDLRDRYGLTQIVIDPEKIDKKMLAEAERVRHEFVVSAAGTVAPRPEGSRNPNMATGEIEVRVDQFHILSESMTPPFEITDETSAKELLRLEYRYLDLRRKPLQEKIRKRHEIALAVRNYLSGQGFYEIETPLLIRSTPEGARDYVVPSRVSKGKFYALPQSPQLFKQILMMSGFDKYFQLARCLRDEDLRSDRQPEHTQIDVEMSYVTPEDVFAVVEGLMKYLYKETLNVDIETPFPRFTYEEVMNRWGIDKPDLRFGMELIDLSDEVRDCDFKVFADNVKAGGVVKGVVLKGGGSYSRKQIDELTELAKSHGAGGLAYILRAADGDKSPILKFIGEAVKEKLLKKASVEAGDALFIVSDKKYKTESILGQIRLHLGRTHGLVDANKWKLLWVTQFPLFEFDPDSKTFMAMHNIVSHPMEEDLPLIEEGFSSSVDGSDPNHPWRRARAQQYDLVINGWEIASGGQRINRRELQEKILSILGIDAERADKMFGFLLRALQYGAPPHAGIAAGLDRLVSLMTGTDTIRDVIAFPKTTNAMSLMDGSPSEIDSAQLEELGLSLKNTGKE; this is translated from the coding sequence GTGCCAGCATATTCAGACCTTAAGCGAACTCACACCTGTGGTGAATTGAGGCTTTCAGATGCTGACCGAAAGGTTAAGCTCAATGGCTGGGTTAACAGCTACCGCAATCTGGGCGGCGTTCTTTTCATAGACCTCCGCGACAGATACGGTTTGACACAGATCGTTATCGATCCCGAAAAAATAGATAAAAAGATGCTGGCCGAGGCCGAACGGGTGCGGCACGAATTTGTCGTCAGCGCAGCCGGCACAGTGGCCCCTCGCCCTGAAGGCAGTCGTAATCCGAATATGGCGACCGGCGAAATAGAGGTCCGGGTGGATCAGTTCCATATCCTGTCCGAATCAATGACGCCGCCATTCGAGATCACCGATGAAACGAGCGCGAAAGAGCTATTGCGGTTGGAGTATCGTTATCTGGACCTGAGGCGCAAGCCGCTTCAGGAGAAAATCCGTAAACGTCACGAAATCGCCCTGGCGGTGCGTAATTATTTGAGTGGACAGGGCTTTTATGAAATCGAGACGCCGCTTTTGATAAGATCGACACCGGAAGGAGCGCGCGATTATGTGGTGCCGAGCCGGGTATCGAAAGGGAAGTTCTACGCTCTGCCGCAGTCGCCGCAGTTGTTCAAGCAGATTTTGATGATGTCGGGGTTCGACAAGTATTTTCAACTGGCGCGTTGTCTTCGCGATGAAGACCTTCGCTCGGACCGTCAGCCGGAACATACGCAAATAGACGTAGAGATGTCGTATGTCACGCCGGAGGATGTGTTCGCGGTGGTCGAAGGTTTGATGAAGTATCTGTACAAAGAGACGCTCAATGTTGATATCGAGACGCCGTTCCCGAGGTTCACGTACGAAGAGGTGATGAATCGCTGGGGAATAGACAAGCCCGACCTTCGGTTCGGCATGGAATTGATTGACCTGTCCGATGAGGTCCGCGATTGTGATTTCAAGGTTTTCGCCGACAATGTCAAGGCCGGCGGGGTCGTTAAAGGCGTGGTGCTCAAGGGTGGCGGGTCGTACTCACGCAAGCAGATCGATGAGTTGACGGAACTGGCCAAATCGCATGGAGCGGGTGGACTGGCGTATATCCTGAGAGCGGCCGATGGCGACAAGTCGCCGATTTTGAAATTTATCGGTGAAGCCGTCAAAGAAAAGCTGCTCAAGAAGGCATCGGTCGAGGCCGGCGACGCCCTGTTTATCGTCTCCGACAAAAAGTACAAGACCGAGAGCATTCTGGGGCAGATTCGTCTTCACCTCGGACGTACGCACGGTCTGGTGGACGCGAATAAATGGAAACTTCTGTGGGTGACGCAGTTCCCGCTGTTTGAATTTGATCCGGATTCGAAGACGTTTATGGCGATGCACAATATCGTGTCGCACCCGATGGAAGAGGATTTGCCGCTGATCGAGGAAGGATTCTCCAGTTCGGTCGATGGCTCCGATCCGAATCATCCGTGGCGCAGGGCGAGGGCACAGCAGTATGATCTCGTCATCAACGGCTGGGAGATAGCGTCGGGCGGACAACGAATCAACCGCCGGGAACTTCAGGAGAAGATCCTGAGTATTCTCGGTATCGATGCCGAGCGGGCCGACAAGATGTTCGGATTTCTTCTGAGGGCGCTTCAGTATGGCGCTCCGCCTCACGCGGGCATAGCGGCAGGATTGGACAGGCTGGTGTCGCTGATGACGGGTACGGATACTATCAGGGACGTTATCGCGTTTCCGAAGACGACCAATGCCATGTCGCTCATGGACGGGTCGCCATCGGAAATCGACAGCGCGCAGCTCGAAGAGCTCGGCTTGTCGCTTAAGAATACCGGCAAAGAGTAA
- a CDS encoding PhoH family protein → MNEKQVRNFVVEGIDQRLLFGQNDVFLRLIEAHIPAKIVARGDRIVVEGSQRDVDMVIRLLNDFLTRVKQGDYLTEQYVHYAIGMVKENGYGPAEYIGTEQLLTNSLKKVIKPKTIGQSKYVEAVEKNDIVFSIGPAGTGKTYLAVAMAVAELKAKKVNRIVFTRPAVEAGESLGFLPGDIRAKVDPYLRPVYDALYDMLQADKIRKLLELGVIEIAPLAFMRGRTLNEAFVVLDEAQNTTSPQMKMFLTRIGEKSKAIITGDITQIDLNDRRNSGLVKVQKILAGIDGISFVYLTEKDVIRHHLVQKIIKAYEKSEKSRRKD, encoded by the coding sequence GTGAACGAGAAACAGGTTCGGAATTTTGTGGTGGAGGGAATCGACCAGCGGTTGTTGTTCGGTCAGAACGATGTGTTCCTGCGCTTGATAGAAGCGCACATCCCGGCCAAGATAGTGGCGCGCGGCGACCGGATTGTGGTGGAAGGGTCGCAACGCGATGTAGATATGGTGATTCGTCTATTGAACGATTTTCTCACGCGGGTAAAGCAGGGAGATTACTTGACAGAGCAATATGTTCACTACGCGATAGGGATGGTCAAGGAGAACGGGTACGGTCCGGCGGAGTATATCGGCACCGAGCAGTTGCTGACCAATTCGCTGAAGAAGGTGATAAAGCCGAAGACGATCGGGCAGTCGAAGTATGTTGAGGCGGTGGAGAAGAACGACATTGTTTTTTCGATAGGTCCGGCGGGGACAGGCAAGACCTACCTGGCGGTGGCGATGGCGGTGGCGGAGTTGAAAGCCAAGAAAGTAAACCGGATCGTGTTCACGCGTCCGGCGGTGGAGGCCGGTGAGTCGCTCGGGTTTTTACCGGGGGATATTCGCGCCAAGGTTGATCCTTATCTTCGTCCTGTCTATGATGCTTTGTATGATATGCTTCAGGCGGACAAAATTCGCAAGCTGCTTGAGTTGGGCGTTATCGAGATAGCTCCTCTGGCGTTTATGAGAGGGCGGACGCTCAACGAGGCGTTTGTGGTACTCGATGAGGCGCAGAATACGACCAGTCCGCAGATGAAGATGTTTCTGACGCGTATCGGGGAGAAATCGAAGGCTATTATCACCGGGGATATAACGCAGATTGACCTCAATGATCGCCGCAATTCGGGGCTGGTTAAGGTGCAGAAGATACTTGCGGGGATCGACGGAATAAGTTTTGTTTATTTGACGGAGAAGGACGTTATCCGGCATCATCTGGTTCAGAAGATTATCAAGGCATACGAGAAGTCCGAGAAATCCAGAAGAAAGGATTAA
- a CDS encoding HDIG domain-containing metalloprotein, whose translation MFSFLVKIKRRIKKLLKVQSETRQRPQSSFHSRTLKFLLLILVSLLVATIYPGRSLFDPLDMPRRGEIALEDVIAPFEITVMKTDREVSDEIEDTKLAIPFVIDYDSTIVKNAYTGLDRFFRLVDSLKKNVSGADTAVSRVRLETVAKRFPLMSESAITESFRRNTLAAVASRLKNIFDTTIYRIGVLPDGYSLPESRNKNVVIRRGDRQNMYSRDRLYSVEDAILRLLTALSKIDVTDSIDVEYHFQVGRNFIQPNLRINMAEYNRRVDEALASISRVKEVVEKNDIILRSGQRINARQERVLREMARMLRTQESDQPWAASVLPALARLLLVLAAFSVLYLFLYYFRRDVFKSNAKLLALFMVFGLQLFLIYLIGTLTEASIYLYPVALLPILVTILFDAEIGILSTVVLALLLGIMHRFDFTLTFMTISVGTVASLTSGRVRKRTQFFRIMYSVAFTFAAYSALVETLKLVPNTDLLVEVGYGVVNGIVTSLLAIGILPFFESLFGFTTDITLLELSDPNHPLLKRLALEAPGTYHHSIIVGNLCEAAATAIGANPLLARVGAYFHDIGKIEIPEYFVENQLSVKSKHDELTPSMSSIILSSHVKMGRQLGEEAGIPDDVLNFIEEHHGTMVQSYFYNRAREQGANEAVVDKFRYPGPKPQTRETGIAMLADAIEAASRTLDDPKPARINNLIQRIINERFQSGELDQCPLTLRDLARIKEAFAQVLIGAFHHRVVYPKKEKTDEE comes from the coding sequence ATGTTTTCATTTTTAGTAAAAATCAAGCGGCGCATAAAGAAGCTTCTCAAAGTTCAGAGTGAGACGCGTCAGCGCCCGCAATCATCATTTCATTCGCGCACATTGAAGTTTCTTCTTCTGATCCTTGTGTCGCTATTGGTGGCGACGATCTATCCGGGTCGGTCGCTGTTTGATCCGCTGGATATGCCTCGCCGCGGGGAGATCGCGCTCGAGGATGTTATCGCTCCGTTCGAGATCACGGTCATGAAGACCGACCGTGAGGTGAGCGACGAGATTGAGGATACTAAGCTGGCGATTCCCTTTGTGATAGACTACGATTCGACCATAGTCAAGAACGCCTATACCGGGCTGGATCGATTTTTCCGGCTGGTGGATTCATTGAAGAAGAACGTGTCGGGAGCCGATACGGCGGTATCGCGTGTCCGGCTCGAGACAGTGGCGAAGCGATTTCCGCTGATGAGTGAGTCGGCCATAACGGAATCATTCAGGCGCAACACCCTGGCTGCGGTAGCAAGTCGTCTGAAGAATATTTTCGATACCACGATCTATCGCATTGGCGTGTTGCCGGATGGTTACTCGCTGCCGGAATCGCGCAACAAAAATGTGGTTATCCGCCGCGGCGATCGCCAGAATATGTACTCCCGCGACCGTCTGTACAGCGTTGAGGATGCGATATTGCGCCTTTTGACGGCGCTGAGCAAGATCGATGTCACGGATTCGATCGACGTGGAGTATCATTTCCAGGTGGGGCGGAATTTCATTCAGCCGAACCTCCGGATCAACATGGCCGAATACAACCGTCGGGTTGATGAAGCGCTGGCGTCGATATCGCGCGTTAAAGAAGTTGTCGAGAAGAACGATATCATACTGCGCAGCGGTCAACGAATCAACGCGCGTCAGGAGAGAGTGCTTCGCGAAATGGCCCGGATGCTTCGCACCCAGGAATCGGATCAGCCCTGGGCGGCCTCGGTGCTTCCGGCGCTGGCTCGACTGCTTCTGGTGCTGGCCGCGTTCTCGGTGCTTTATCTGTTTTTGTATTATTTCCGACGTGACGTTTTCAAATCCAACGCCAAGCTGCTGGCGCTGTTTATGGTGTTCGGTCTTCAGTTGTTTCTTATTTACTTGATCGGTACGCTCACCGAGGCATCGATTTACTTGTATCCCGTGGCGCTTCTGCCGATTCTGGTGACAATTCTGTTCGACGCCGAGATAGGCATTTTATCGACGGTGGTGCTGGCGCTGCTTCTGGGGATAATGCACAGGTTCGATTTCACTTTGACCTTCATGACTATATCAGTCGGTACGGTGGCCAGTCTTACTTCGGGCCGGGTGCGCAAGCGGACGCAGTTTTTCCGCATCATGTATTCGGTGGCGTTTACTTTCGCGGCCTATTCGGCGCTGGTGGAGACGCTGAAGCTGGTGCCGAACACGGACCTGCTTGTGGAGGTGGGTTATGGCGTGGTCAACGGTATCGTGACCTCGCTTCTGGCCATCGGGATCCTTCCCTTCTTCGAGTCACTCTTCGGTTTTACGACCGACATCACGCTCTTGGAGTTGTCGGACCCGAACCATCCTTTGCTCAAACGTCTGGCCCTCGAAGCTCCGGGGACATATCATCACTCGATAATTGTCGGGAATCTCTGCGAAGCGGCGGCCACGGCCATAGGCGCCAATCCGCTTCTGGCGAGGGTAGGCGCGTATTTTCACGATATTGGCAAGATTGAAATTCCGGAATACTTTGTGGAAAACCAGTTGAGTGTGAAGTCCAAGCACGACGAACTGACGCCATCGATGTCGTCGATCATTCTATCGTCGCACGTGAAGATGGGTCGTCAGCTCGGCGAGGAAGCGGGCATACCCGATGATGTGCTGAATTTCATCGAGGAACATCATGGTACGATGGTGCAGTCTTATTTCTACAATCGGGCGAGGGAGCAGGGGGCGAATGAGGCGGTGGTGGATAAGTTCCGTTATCCCGGTCCGAAGCCGCAGACGCGGGAGACCGGTATCGCCATGCTGGCCGATGCTATTGAGGCGGCCAGTAGGACGCTGGATGATCCGAAGCCGGCTCGCATAAACAATTTGATTCAGCGGATAATTAACGAACGGTTTCAGTCGGGAGAATTGGACCAGTGCCCGCTGACTCTTCGCGACCTGGCCCGTATCAAGGAGGCGTTCGCCCAGGTGCTTATCGGCGCGTTCCATCACCGAGTGGTCTATCCCAAGAAGGAAAAGACGGACGAAGAGTGA
- the ybeY gene encoding rRNA maturation RNase YbeY, which translates to MKLHIYKETGGRLPVKRLEKMFDKLSAEEKKPGWQGNVNLVIIDDDRMRELNKRFRKIDKTTDVLSFNIDTPDCEESLLGEVYVSAPTAARQARDNNVTPAEEIVRLSCHGFLHLFGYDHVKKKDAEQMKSLEDYFVEFSGR; encoded by the coding sequence GTGAAACTCCATATTTACAAAGAAACCGGGGGAAGGCTGCCGGTCAAACGGCTCGAAAAGATGTTCGACAAGCTGAGCGCCGAGGAGAAGAAGCCGGGGTGGCAGGGTAACGTGAATCTGGTGATAATCGACGATGACCGGATGCGCGAGTTGAACAAGCGATTCAGAAAGATTGATAAGACGACGGACGTTCTATCGTTCAATATCGACACTCCGGATTGCGAGGAGAGCCTGCTGGGCGAAGTGTATGTGTCGGCGCCGACGGCCGCAAGGCAGGCCAGGGATAATAACGTAACGCCGGCGGAAGAAATAGTGCGGCTCAGTTGTCACGGGTTTCTTCATCTATTCGGATACGACCATGTCAAGAAAAAGGATGCCGAGCAGATGAAGTCGCTGGAAGATTACTTCGTGGAATTTTCAGGGAGATAG
- a CDS encoding hemolysin family protein yields MFDFISILIIVAAYVSGYVVSLYASAVYIDPDEIETLFPSASPSQRAFLTMLAGDPRSLMQVSETYKSFALLVISALSLGIFSSVSETLKISRFAAYPVGLAIVWIFYVTIVEILPRQSSRKAITVRMLRHLWMIRAVYVIFTPMLKFYHVITRRWASEEKVTEEEKEEIVERAIETVAEHAGIGERIVDEEEKAMIGQIFLLDQTVVREIMIPRIDIIGIEEKMSFREIRRLVARDGHSRYPVFQDTIDKMIGLIYVKDLFSNPPEAGEKFDISKYLRKPYFIPETKIIGELLREFKDKRQHIALVADEYGGVAGLVTLEDIIEEIFGEIQDEHDSEDADFADMGDGRYVVSAGLLMEKLQDYLDTEYEQADYDTVGGLIYDIVGSVPSQGQRIRWNDLEFEVDRVEGQRIVQVTVRKKSPTTGT; encoded by the coding sequence GTGTTTGATTTCATCAGCATTCTCATTATAGTAGCGGCCTATGTTTCGGGTTATGTCGTCTCGCTGTACGCGTCGGCGGTATATATCGATCCTGACGAGATCGAGACCCTGTTTCCATCGGCGTCGCCATCTCAGCGGGCGTTTCTGACGATGCTGGCGGGTGACCCCAGGTCGCTGATGCAGGTCAGCGAGACATACAAGTCGTTCGCCTTGCTCGTGATATCGGCTCTTTCGCTGGGGATTTTTTCAAGTGTTTCCGAGACGCTCAAGATATCGCGTTTTGCGGCCTATCCGGTGGGTCTGGCAATTGTCTGGATTTTTTATGTCACGATAGTGGAGATTCTCCCCAGACAGTCTTCGCGCAAGGCGATAACCGTGCGGATGCTGAGGCATCTGTGGATGATACGGGCCGTGTACGTGATTTTTACGCCGATGCTGAAGTTCTATCACGTGATAACCAGGAGATGGGCATCTGAAGAAAAAGTGACCGAAGAGGAAAAAGAGGAGATCGTCGAAAGAGCTATTGAAACGGTTGCCGAGCATGCCGGAATCGGAGAGCGGATTGTCGATGAGGAAGAAAAGGCCATGATCGGACAGATATTTCTTCTCGATCAAACGGTTGTGCGCGAGATCATGATACCGCGGATTGACATTATCGGCATCGAGGAAAAGATGAGTTTCAGGGAGATTCGTCGTCTTGTCGCCAGGGACGGACACTCCCGTTATCCGGTCTTCCAGGACACCATAGACAAAATGATCGGCCTTATTTACGTTAAGGATCTTTTCAGCAATCCTCCCGAGGCGGGTGAGAAGTTCGATATCAGCAAGTATCTTCGCAAGCCATACTTCATTCCTGAGACCAAAATTATCGGTGAGCTTTTGAGGGAGTTCAAAGATAAGCGGCAGCACATAGCGCTGGTGGCGGATGAGTACGGGGGAGTTGCCGGGTTGGTTACGCTCGAGGATATTATCGAAGAGATATTCGGTGAGATTCAGGATGAACACGATTCGGAGGACGCTGATTTCGCCGATATGGGGGACGGCCGCTATGTTGTCAGCGCCGGTCTTCTGATGGAAAAGCTTCAGGATTATCTGGATACGGAATATGAGCAGGCCGATTACGATACTGTCGGGGGGTTGATATACGATATCGTCGGTTCGGTCCCTTCGCAGGGACAAAGGATTCGCTGGAACGATTTGGAGTTCGAGGTGGATCGAGTGGAGGGGCAGAGAATCGTTCAGGTTACTGTGAGAAAAAAGAGTCCGACCACCGGCACCTGA